The Caretta caretta isolate rCarCar2 chromosome 15, rCarCar1.hap1, whole genome shotgun sequence genome window below encodes:
- the LOC125622917 gene encoding calcium release-activated calcium channel protein 1 isoform X1, which translates to MSLNEHSMQALSWRKLYLSRAKLKASSRTSALLSGFAMDFPAVFGAQTLQHSATARQSVAMVEVQLERDYAYPPGLLIAFSACTTVLVAIHLFALMISTCILPNIEAVSNVHNLNSVKESPHERMHRHIELAWAFSTVIGTLLFLAEVVLLCWVKFLPQGTPSNESVHDNNSTITPGAAAAIASTSIMVPFGLIFIVFAVHFYRSLVSHKTDRQFQELNELAEFARLQDQLDHRGDTLPPPGSHFV; encoded by the exons ATGAGCCTGAACGAGCACTCGATGCAGGCACTGTCCTGGCGGAAGCTCTACCTGAGCCGGGCCAAGCTGAAAGCCTCCAGCCGCACCTCCGCATTGCTCTCGGGGTTCGCGATG GACTTCCCTGCAGTGTTTGGAGCCCAAACTTTGCAGCATAGTGCTACTGCACGACAATCA GTGGCTATGGTGGAGGTTCAGCTAGAAAGAGATTATGCCTACCCTCCAGGTCTCTTGATAGCTTTCAGTGCCTGTACTACTGTGCTTGTTGCCATTCACCTCTTTGCTCTCATGATAAGCACCTGCATTCTTCCAAATATAGAGGCCGTTAGTAATGTGCACAATCTCAACTCTGTAAAGGAGTCTCCGCACGAGCGTATGCACCGGCACATTGAGCTCGCCTGGGCGTTTTCCACTGTCATTGGGACTTTGCTCTTCCTTGCAGAAGTGGTGCTGCTGTGTTGGGTGAAATTTCTTCCACAAGGGACACCTTCTAATGAGTCAGTCCATGACAACAATTCCACCATcaccccaggagcagcagcagctattgCCTCAACATCTATTATGGTTCCTTTTGGATTGATTTTCATTGTATTTGCAGTCCACTTCTATAGGTCACTGGTTAGCCACAAAACAGACAGGCAGTTTCAAGAACTGAATGAACTTGCTGAGTTTGCGCGACTCCAGGATCAGCTGGACCACAGAGGCGACACCTTGCCACCTCCTGGCAGCCATTTTGTATAA
- the LOC125622917 gene encoding calcium release-activated calcium channel protein 1 isoform X2, translating to MSLNEHSMQALSWRKLYLSRAKLKASSRTSALLSGFAMVAMVEVQLERDYAYPPGLLIAFSACTTVLVAIHLFALMISTCILPNIEAVSNVHNLNSVKESPHERMHRHIELAWAFSTVIGTLLFLAEVVLLCWVKFLPQGTPSNESVHDNNSTITPGAAAAIASTSIMVPFGLIFIVFAVHFYRSLVSHKTDRQFQELNELAEFARLQDQLDHRGDTLPPPGSHFV from the exons ATGAGCCTGAACGAGCACTCGATGCAGGCACTGTCCTGGCGGAAGCTCTACCTGAGCCGGGCCAAGCTGAAAGCCTCCAGCCGCACCTCCGCATTGCTCTCGGGGTTCGCGATG GTGGCTATGGTGGAGGTTCAGCTAGAAAGAGATTATGCCTACCCTCCAGGTCTCTTGATAGCTTTCAGTGCCTGTACTACTGTGCTTGTTGCCATTCACCTCTTTGCTCTCATGATAAGCACCTGCATTCTTCCAAATATAGAGGCCGTTAGTAATGTGCACAATCTCAACTCTGTAAAGGAGTCTCCGCACGAGCGTATGCACCGGCACATTGAGCTCGCCTGGGCGTTTTCCACTGTCATTGGGACTTTGCTCTTCCTTGCAGAAGTGGTGCTGCTGTGTTGGGTGAAATTTCTTCCACAAGGGACACCTTCTAATGAGTCAGTCCATGACAACAATTCCACCATcaccccaggagcagcagcagctattgCCTCAACATCTATTATGGTTCCTTTTGGATTGATTTTCATTGTATTTGCAGTCCACTTCTATAGGTCACTGGTTAGCCACAAAACAGACAGGCAGTTTCAAGAACTGAATGAACTTGCTGAGTTTGCGCGACTCCAGGATCAGCTGGACCACAGAGGCGACACCTTGCCACCTCCTGGCAGCCATTTTGTATAA